The DNA window TGGTGGGCATCGTCGATGACCTGCGCGAGTGGGGCCTCGCCGTGCCCGCGCGTCCCGCCGCCTACTGGTCCCTGTCCGCCATTCCGACCGCCTATCTGGGGCTCGCCGTGCGCGTGAAGTCCGGAGCCCCGGAGTCGGTGCGCTCGGCGGTGGAGGCGGAGCTGCGCGCCTTGGACTCGGACGTGCCGCTGTACAACGTCGCGCCGCTGTCGCGGCTGGTGGACGAGTCCATCGGCTCACGGAGCCTGTCGGCGTGGCTGATGGGCTTGTTCGCCGCGACGGCGCTGTTGCTGGCGGCGCTCGGCATCGCGGGTGTCGTCGGTTACGGCGTCACGCGGCGCACGCGGGAGATGGGCATCCGCATGGCGTTGGGCGCCGCCCGCTCCGACGTGTTGCTGCTGGTGTTGCGTCAGGGCTTGAAGCTGGCGGGGCTGGGCGTGGCGGTGGGCCTGGCGATGTCGCTGGTGTTGGCGCGTTTCATGGGCGCAATGCTGTACGGGGTGACGGCGTATGACCCGTGGACCTTCCTGGGCGTCGCGGCGCTCTTGAGCACGGTGGCGTTGCTGGCGACCTGGCTCCCAGCGCGGCGTGCGTCGAGTGTGGACCCCATCATCTCCTTGCGCTCCGAGTGAGCACGAAAGTCTCGACCATGTCCTCCCCTCTCATTTCCCTGCGGCAGATTGAGAAGTCCTATCCCCTGGCCGGCGGCCGCGTCTGGGTGCTGCGCAACATCGACCTGGACATCCAGCCCGGTGAGTTCGTCACGATGATGGGCCCGTCCGGCGCGGGAAAGTCCACGCTGCTGTCGGTGATGGGCATGCTCGATGCCGAGTGGAAGGGCGAGTACTTCCTGGATGGCCAGGCCGTGCACGCGATGAAGCTCAAGGAGCGCGGCGAGCTGTCCCGGCGCACCATCGGCTTCGTCTTCCAGCAGTACCACCTGCTGGACAACCTCACGGTGGCGGAGAACCTGGAGGTGCCGCTGTCCTACCGCGACTTGAAGCGCGGTGAGCGCGAGGCGCTGGTGGGCGACATGCTGGACCGCTTCCAGCTCGTGGGGAAGAAGGACCTGTTCCCCTCTCAGCTCTCCGGTGGTCAGCAGCAGTTGGTGGGCATCGCCCGCGCGCTCATCGCCTCGCCCAAGGTGCTGCTGGCGGACGAGCCCACCGGAAACCTCCACTCGCAGCAGGCGAAGCACATCATGGAGGTGTTCCAGACGCTCAACAAGCAGGGCACCACCATCATCCAGGTGACGCACTCCGAGGCCAACGCGGCCTACGGCCATCGCATCATCCAGTTGGCGGACGGCTGGCTCCAGAAGTGAAGGTCTGTGGTTGTCGCGCGGGAAGGGTCTCCATGTGGAATGACGTGTCGATGGACGTTCGCTATGCCCTGCGCACCTTGCGCAAGTCGCCGGCCTTCACGCTGGCGGCGGTGCTGGTGCTGGCCCTGGGCATCGGCGTGACGACGGCGTTGTTCAGCATGGTGGACGCGGTGCTCCTGCGCCCGCTTCCCTTCCCGGAGCCGGAGCGGTTGGTGGTGCTCTCGGCGGAGCAACAGCAGCAGCAGGGCCGGTCGCGCTACAGCCTCCCCAATTACGAGGACCTGGCGCAGCAGCTCACCCAGATTCGCCCGCTGAGCGCGGTGTCCGCCGACCTCTTCAACCGCACGGGCGCGGGCGACGCGGAGATGGTTCGCGGGGCCACGGTGGTGGGGGACTTCTTCAGTGCATTCGGGGTGACACCCCTGCTGGGGAGGACGTTCACCGGGGCGGAGCGCGACGCGCCCGTGGTGGTGCTCTCCCACGCGCGTTGGTTGAAGGAGGGCGGTACGCCCCAGGTGCTGGGCTCGACCATGACCTTGAGCGGGCAGCCCTACACGGTGGTGGGCGTGATGCCGCCGTCCTTCCAGATTCCCCATCCCTCCACGGACGTCTGGCTCCCGTTCGACAGCCTGCCGGGCGCGGCCACGTCGAGAGACCGCACGGAGCGCGGCCATCGCGCGTTCGGGGTGATGGGGCGGCTTGCGCCCGGAGCCACGCTGGAGTCGGCGCGTCACGAGATGAAGGTCGTGGGCGCGCGGCTGGGCGAGGAGAAGGACACGGAGCTGCTGATGGGGGTGATGCGCTTCCAGGACCTCGTCACGCGGGATGTGAGTCGCCTGCTGTGGGTGATGCTGGGCGCGGTGTCGCTGGTGCTGTTGCTGGCGGCGGCGAACGTGGCGCACCTCCAGCTCGCGCGCGCGGCGGCACGGCAGCGGGAGCTGGGCATCCGCGTGGCGCTGGGCGCCGGGCGTGGAAGGCTGGTGCGTCAGCTCCTCACGGAGAGCCTGCTGCTCGCGTTGATGGGAGGCGTGGGCGGAGTGCTGCTGGCGCTGTGGACCACGGACCTGGTGCTGATGGTGGGAGGCGGCCGGCTGCCCCGCGCGAGCGAGATGGGGCTCAACGGCCGAGTGCTGGCGTTCGCGCTGGGGGTGACGTTGACGACGGGCGTGGGGGTGGGGCTGCTGCCGGCGCTGAGGAAGAGCCGGATGTCGCCTGCCTCGGTCCTGGGGCGAGGGGTGATGGAGGCGGCTCGGAGCCGCGCGCACTCGGTGCTGGTGGTGGCCGAGGTGGCGCTGGCGCTGATGCTCGTCTGCGGGGCGGGGCTGATGCTCAAGAGCTTCTGGCGGCTGTACCAGGCGGACCCGGGCCTGGACCCTCGGGGGGTGTTGGTCGCGCGGCTGGCGCTGCCCGCCGTCCGGTATGGCTCGGCGGAGCAGGCGTCCGTGTTCCATCAGGCGCTGGCGACACGCCTCGCGGCGCGTCCCGAAATCGCCGCCGTGGGGGTGGGCGCGAGCCTCCCCGCGGGGGGCTCCATCGGCCGCGCCGGCTACTGGGCGGAAGGGACGGAGGATGTCTCCCCTCGGCCCCATGCGCTGTTCAACGTCGCCACGCCGGGGTTCCTGGAGGCGCTGCGGGTGCCGCTGCTCGCGGGACGCCGGCTCGCCGAGACGGATGGGCCCGATGCGCCTCGCGTCATGGTGATAAGCGAGCGCTTCGCCCGGGAGGTCTTCCCCGGCCAGGACGCGGTGGGCCGGCGCGTCACCTTCGGAGGGCGCGACGAGGACGGCAAGCCCCTCTGGACGACGGTGGTCGGCGTGGTCCGGGATGTCGCGTACGCGGGCATCACCGCCGGACATGAGCCCACCGTCTACGTGCCCATGAGCCAGGAGGGGACCACGGACGGGCAGCTCGCGGTGCGGGCGGCTGGAGACTTGGCGCCCCAAGCATTGGAAGCGGTGGTGCGCGAGGAGCTGCGCGCGGTGGATTCGATGGTGGCGCTCGCGCAGGTGGCGACGCTGGAAGAAAGATTGTCCACGGACTTGGGATTGCCGAGATTCCGGGCGGTGTTGCTGGGGGCCTTCGGCGTGCTGGCGCTGGTGCTGGCCGCGGTGGGCATCTACGGCGTCATGTCCTATTCCGTGGCACAACGAGAGCAAGAGATGGGTGTGAGACTGGCCCTGGGCGCTCGTTCGGCGGATGTCCTGCGACTGGTGGTGGGCCAGTCGCTGCGCCGTGTGGGATGGGGCCTGGGGCTGGGACTGGTGGGCACGTTGTCGGCGCACCGGGCCGTGGAAGGTCTGCTGTACGGGATGGAGGCCCTGGATGTCGGCGTCATGGCCTCCGTCTGCTTGCTGTTACTGGTCACCGCCTGGCTGGCGAGCTGGCTCCCGGCTCGTCGTGCGGCGGGCGTGGACCCGGCCTCCGTGCTGCGTGGAGGCTGAGTCCTTTGTTTCTGGCACTCTCTTCTTTGGGATGACTTTCCGTGTCCGAGCCCCAACCTGTTTTCTCCCCCACCACCCCCGCTGTCCCACCCACCACCCCTTCGCCCGCGCCTGCTCCGGCCGCCCGGCCCTCGCGCATCCTCGTCGCGGATGATCAGGCCGATGTCCTGGAGGCGCTGCGCCTGCTCCTGAAGCGGGACGGGCACGGCGTCGTCACGGCGCAGTCGCCCGCGGGCGCGCTCGCCACGCTGGAGACCGAGGACGTGGACCTGGTCCTCATGGACCTGAACTACGCACGCGACACCACCTCCGGGAAGGAGGGCATGGACCTGTTGGGCCGCATCCGCGCGCAGGATTCGACGCTGCCCGTGGTGGTGATGACCGCGTGGGGCAGCGTGGAGGGCGCGGTGGAGGCCATGCGCGGCGGCGCGCGCGACTACGTGCAGAAGCCGTGGGACAACACGCGCCTGCTCGCCACGCTGCGCACGCAACTGGAGCTGTCCCGGGCGCTCAAGCGCAGCCGCCGGCTGGAGGATGAGAACCAGCACCTGCGCCGCGCCCAGTCCGGGCTGCCCAACCTGGTGTCCGAGTCGCGCGCCATGGTGCCGGTGCGGCGGATGATTGAGCGCGTGGCGCCCTCCGCGGCCAACGTGCTGGTGACGGGCGAACACGGCACGGGCAAGGAGGTGGTGGCCCGGCTGCTCCATGCCTCGTCCACCCGGGCGGACCGCGCCTTCGTGGCGGTCAACTCCGGCGGCCTGTCGGAGGGCGTGTTCGAGAGCGAGTTGTTCGGCCACGTGAAGGGCGCCTTCACCGACGCGAAGACGGACCGCACGGGCTGCTTCGAGCTGGCGGACGGAGGCACGCTCTTCCTGGATGAGATTGGCAACATGCCGCTGTCGCAGCAGGCGAAGCTCCTGCGCGTGCTCCAGACGGGTGAGCTGCACCCGGTGGGCTCGTCCAAGACGCGGCGCGTGGACGTGCGCGTGGTGAGCGCCACCAACGTGGACCTGGCCAAGGCCGTGGCGGAGGGCCGCTTCCGCGAGGACCTCCTGTACCGCCTCAACACGGTGGAGATTCCGCTGCCCGCGCTGCGCGAGCGGCGCGAGGACATCCCGCTCCTGGCGTCGCACTTCCTGGCCGAGCACGGCAAGCGCTACGGCCGCAACGCCATGCGGATGACGCCGGGTGCGCTGGAGGCGCTGCTGGCCTATCCGTGGCCGGGCAACGTGCGCGAATTGGAGCACGCGGTGGAGCGCGCGCTCCTGATGTCCGTGGGCGATGAGGTGTCGGCGGAGGACCTGCTGCTTCGCCGCGCGGGCCGCGAGGGGCTGTCGCGCCTGGAGGAGATGACGCTGGAGGAGGTGGAGCGCTACCTCATCGAGCGCGCGCTCGCGCGGCAGGAAGGCAACGTGAGCGAGGCGGCCAAGGGACTGGGCTTGTCTCGCAGCGCGCTGTACCGTCGGCTCCAGTACTACGGAATCAAGGGAGCAAGGTGAAGCGGCAGCGCGAGCCCTGGCCACATGATTTGCAGGTGCTCGCGCTGGTGTGGCTCGCGGGCATTCCGGGCGTGGTGGCCTCGCTCGCGCTGGTGTGGACGGGAGACTTCTCCTCGAAGGTCCGCTGGACGCTCACCACGCTGGTGGTGGGCGTCTTCCTGGGCGTGGGCCTGTTGGTGCGCGAGCGGGTGACGCGGCCGCTGCATGCCCTGGCCAACCTGCTGGCGGCGCTGCGCGAGGGGGACTACTCGACGCGCGGACGCGGGGCCCGTGCGGGCGACGCGCTGGGCGAGGTCCTCCTGGAAGTGAATGCCCTGGGCGACACGCTGCGCGAGCAGCGGCTGGGCGCGCTGGAGGCGGGCGCGCTGCTCGAGCAGGTGATGGAGGAGATTGACGTCGGCGTGCTGGCCTTCGACGTCGCGGGGACGCTGCGGCTGGTGAACCGTGCGGGCGAGAAGCTCCTGGGTCAGTCGCGCTCGCAGTTGATGGGAAAAGGCGCGGGGGCGCTCGGGCTGGCGGACCTGCTGGAGGGGCCCGCGCCTCGGCGGCTGTCGCGGACCTTCGCGGAGGAGGGCGGCCCCTACGAGCTGCGGCGTGGCGGCTTCCGGCAAGGCGGCCTGCCGCATCACCTGGTGGTGCTGGCGGACCTGCGGCTGGCGCTGCGCGAGCAGGAGCGCGAGGCGTGGCGCCGCCTGGTGCGGGTGCTGAGCCATGAAATCAACAACTCGCTCTCACCCATCCAATCCATCGCGGAGTCGCTGAGGGACTTGCTGATTCAGCAGCCGCGCCCCTCGGACTGGGAGGACGACGCGAAGAGCGGCCTGGGCATCGTCGCGCGGCGCTCGGAGTCCCTGGCGCGCTTCATGTCCGCGTATGCGCGGCTGGCGCGACTGCCTCCGCCGGTGCTCTCCGGCGTGGAGGTGGACGGCTGGGTGCGGCGGGTGGCGGCGCTGGAGACGCGGCGTCCGGTGGAGGTGCGGGCGGGGCCGGCGCTGGTGGTCCGAGGAGACTCGGACCAGCTCGAGCAGATGCTCATCAACCTGGTGCGCAACGCGGTGGACGCGGTGCTGACGGAGTCCCAGGCGAGCCAGGTCTGGGTGTCCTGGGCGGTGCTGTCGCCCGGCGCGGTGGAGGTCTGGGTGGAGGACGAAGGAGCGGGCCTGGCGGACACGGGCAACCTCTTCGTGCCCTTCTTCACGACCAAGCCCCAGGGCAGCGGCATCGGCCTGGCGCTGTGCCGGCAAATCGCGGAGGCCCACGGCGGGACGCTCCGGCTGGAGAACCGACCCGAGGGGCGCGGGTGCCGCGCGCGCCTCAAGCTGCCCCTGGAAGGGCACAACGCCATCGCGAACCTGGGCTGACGCGGGAGGGCTCAGGCCACCTGCGCGCGGGCGGCGCCAGGCTCTGGCGGCGCGTCATACGTGGGCGTGAGGTCCACCACGTTCACCGTCACCAGGTGGTAGACGATGACGTTGCTGACCCAGAAGAACAGGGCGGCGTAGTGGACGTAGATGAGTGGCGAGCCGGGCCACACCTGGAGCGGGTAATTGAAGACATTGGCCGCCAGGTAGCCGCCGAACCACTCCCCCAACCAGCACACCACCGTCCCGATGACCACGCGGGTCCAGACCTTGACCTTGCGCGGGTAGAAGAAGAAGTAGTGCAGCGTCCACAGCAGGCCCACGCAGCCAGCCCACAGAATCATGCTGGCGAACGAGAACCAGTGATACGGGGAGGTGGGGTAGTGCCAACCCCAATCATCGTTCATCCAGTGCCAGGCGATGTTCTGGGACAGCTCCATGAACCAGAACAGCGGTGCGAGATAGAGCACCTGCGTCATGAGGACTCGCAAGAAGCATATCAACGTCTTCCAGAGTCTCAGCGTGGACCCATCGTGTGTCGTCATCGTCCCCCCCCGTGTCTCGGCCCTGCTGCCCGAGGGCTGTGCAACGAACGGCGCTTCCGAAAGTCGCATGACCTGAAACACGGGCGGGCGACAAGTGGTTGCGTACTGACGCCACTTCGAGGGTTGCGCGCTGAACGCGTCCCCCCGTCATTCATGGCGGAAGCATGACACAACCGGGGATGGCTGGTGCCCATAGGGTCTTCGAGCCGCCGTAGGTTGCAGCGCTCCAGACGAGGGCGCATGCCGCGTCCTCTCTGCTTGGGAGGGAGTGCGGATGCTTGGGAATCGGGCCGGGCGTTGGCGCGTCGCGCCATCAAAGGTCGTGGGGTGTCGGGAGACCCTGGGCGTGTGGCGTCGTGCGGGAATGCGGGGGAGGCGGGTCGCGGCGGTGGCTGGCCTCGGGTGTCTGGCTGTTTCATGGCTCACGGCGGCGGATGCACCCAGGCCCGCGACGAAGTGGCTGCATCGCCCCGACGAGTCCGCCCGGGTGGCGCGCGTGGAGGCGGGGCTGGAGGCGGTGCCGCTGCCTGGAGGCGAGCACCTGCGCCTGACGCTCGCGGAGTGGATGGCGCTCTACAAGCTTCCTGGGTTGAGCATCGCGGTGTTCGACGGGCACTCGCTGCGCTGGGCGAAGTCCTTCGGCGTGAAGCAGGCGGGAGGGACGGAGCCCGTCACGCTGGACACGCTGTTCCAGGCGGGCTCCATCAGCAAGCCGATGACGGCGCTCGCGGTGGCGCATCATGCGCAGCGGGGCCGCTGGTCTCTCGACGAGGACGTCAACGGCAAGCTGGTGTCGTGGAAGGTGCCGGACAGTCCCTTCACGCGGGAGCGGAAGGTGACGCTGCGGCGTCTGCTCAGCCACAGCGCGGGACTGCCGATGCATGGCTTTGATGGGTATGCGTCGGGAGCGCCCGTGCCCACGCTGCTGGAGAGCCTGGAAGGGAAGGCGCCGGCGAACTCGCCTCCCGTGCGGGTGGTGGCCGAGCCTGGAACGGTGGCGCGCTACAGCAACCTGGGGCTGAGCGTCGTCCAGCAGGTGATGGAGGATGTGCTGGAGAAGCCCTTCGCGCGAATCATGCGCGAGACGGTGTTGCAGCCCTTGGACATGAAGCACAGCACGTTCGAACAGCCGTTGCCCCAGGCGCTCGCGCCGCTGGCGGCGGTGGGGACTCGCGCGGATGGCTCGAGCCTTCCGGGGGGATGGCACACGTATCCGGACCAGGCAGCCGCGGGGCTGTGGACCACGCCGTCGGACCTGGCGCGCTTCGCGATGGAAGTCTCGAAGGCGCGGGCGGGGACGTCGCGGCGGGTGGTGTCGCGGGCGATGGCGAAGGAGCTGTTGTCCCGACAGGGCCCGGAGCCGACGGGGCCGAAGCCGCCGCCGCCGTGGCAGCCGGAGCGCTTCGGGCTGGGCTTCCGCCTTCAGGAGGACCCGAACTACTTCGCCCATGGTGGCTGGGTGGAGGGTTATCGCTCTCAGTTGGTGGCGTATTCGAACACCGGCAGCGGCGTGGTGCTGATGACCAACTCAGACAACGGGCGGTTCCTCCTGTCGATGCTCGCCGACGCCGTGGCGAGGGAATATGGCTGGAAGGGACATGTCTTCATTCCCCGAGGGCCGTATGCGACGGCGGACCTGATTGTCCGGCTCAAGGGCGTGGACACGGCGCTGGCGTGGTTCAAGGAGCAGCACGCCGCGGGCGTATTGGAGCACCAGTCCTCGGAGTCGCTGAACGGGCTGGGCCATGACCTGCTGCGGAGTGACAAGGTCGCCGACGCGGTGAAGGTGTTCGAGGCGAGCGTCGCGCTCTTCCCCCAGGACGCGGAGGCGCACGTCGGCCTCGCCGAGGGGTACGTCCAGGCGGGCCGCGCGGACGCGGCCATCGCCTGTCTCAAGAAGTCGCTCGTGCTGGAGCCGAAGCACGAAGAGGCCTTGAAGCTGCTCAAGACGCTCGGCGCGCGTCCGTGAGCGCGCGCCTCAAGGGGTGAAGCGGCTGGCCGGGTCATCCGGGCGCGTGCCCCGGTCCAGCTCATCCCGGTCCAGGGCGCCGTCCAGGTCCCTGTCGATGCCGATGCGGACCTCGGAGCCCTTGGGCACCACGGTGTAGGTCAGCTCTCCTCCGGCCCGTGCGAGGGTTTGCAGCAAAGACGCGGTGACCGTCTCGGCCGCGCGGTCTGTCTGGAACAGGCCGCCGCCCATGTATGTGAATCCTCGCGCCACGCCCCCTTGAAGGCCCTTCACCACCACGCCCACCTTGCCGGTGTCGGCGAGGGAGAGGAACGTGGTCAGGGTGCTCGTCTGCGCGGTGGTGGGGCTCGCCGAGGTCAGCGTCACCTGCCTGCCGACGGCCGCGTGGGTGTCCTTGCTGTCGGGGCCCGGGGGCTCGGCCACGGTGGTGTTCGAGCCCTTGGGCAGGTCCGAGCCGGAGAACGCGAGCATGAAGGCCACCATGTCGGCCACCTCCTGGTCGCTCTGGAGGGTGAACACGGGCAGGGTGAGGAAGCGCGCAATCGAATCCACGCCGCCGTCATGCGAGAAGCCGAAGCCCGCGAGGTTGGAGGTCTGCGTGAACTCCATGCCGACCTTCTCGTAGAGGTTGCGGAGCTGGGAGATTTTCATCGTCACGTTCGAGAACCCATCCACCGAGATGAGGCCCGTGTGGCGCTCTCCGCCGGGGCCCGCGGCGAAGGGGACGAACTGGTTGCCATTCCACTGCACGTCCGCGCCCATGCCGGTGGGCAGCGTGTGGCACGTCGAGCAGGCGAACCGGCCCGAGTCGAGGAGGCGCGGCGGACGGTAGATGCGCAGGCCGTTGACCGCGTTCCCATTGGGCAGGGGCTGTCCCGCCGTGCCGAAGCGGCCGGTGGTGAAGTGGCCGGGCAGCGGCAGACTGGTGGGCAGCGAGTTGTCGAGGTTGCGGAAGGGATTGGGTGGGAAGGTGAGCGTGGCGAGGAAGTCCTCGAACTGCTGCATCTCCACGAGGGTGAGGAGGGTGTCGTCGCCCTGGAGGCTCTGGAAGGCGTCGTTGAACTCCTCCAGCCCCGCGCGGTCTCCGCGCCAGTGCAGCGGCTCCTTGCCGATGATGTCCTGGAGCGTCTGCGTGGTGATGGGGCCCTTCATCGTGTGCCAGGACTGGAAGCCCGCGGTCAGTCCGGGGATGCCCATGCCCAGGTTCTGTCCGGTGACAGGCTTCATGTTGCCGGAAGGGTCTCCCAGGTCCCACGCGAGCCGGTCGAGGCGTCCGTCGATGTGACACGACGCACAGGCGATGTGGCCCAGGCCCGAGCTCTTGTGCGTGTCATAGAGGTGCGGACGCCCGGCCTTGATGGCGATGGGCGTCGGGTCGAAGAACGGCACGCGGAACAGCTCGGTGTTCGTGGAGGTGTCCACGATGGACAGGCTGGCCGAGAACTTGTTGAGCACGTAGAGGCGGGTGCCCGAGAGCACGACACCCGTGGGGCCCTCGCCGACGTTCACCTGGGTGATGCGGGCGCCGGTGTCGTCCATCACGGCGACGTTGTTGGAGCCCATGCCCGTCACATAGGCGCGAGTGCCCGCGGTGTT is part of the Myxococcus landrumus genome and encodes:
- a CDS encoding serine hydrolase, yielding MAGLGCLAVSWLTAADAPRPATKWLHRPDESARVARVEAGLEAVPLPGGEHLRLTLAEWMALYKLPGLSIAVFDGHSLRWAKSFGVKQAGGTEPVTLDTLFQAGSISKPMTALAVAHHAQRGRWSLDEDVNGKLVSWKVPDSPFTRERKVTLRRLLSHSAGLPMHGFDGYASGAPVPTLLESLEGKAPANSPPVRVVAEPGTVARYSNLGLSVVQQVMEDVLEKPFARIMRETVLQPLDMKHSTFEQPLPQALAPLAAVGTRADGSSLPGGWHTYPDQAAAGLWTTPSDLARFAMEVSKARAGTSRRVVSRAMAKELLSRQGPEPTGPKPPPPWQPERFGLGFRLQEDPNYFAHGGWVEGYRSQLVAYSNTGSGVVLMTNSDNGRFLLSMLADAVAREYGWKGHVFIPRGPYATADLIVRLKGVDTALAWFKEQHAAGVLEHQSSESLNGLGHDLLRSDKVADAVKVFEASVALFPQDAEAHVGLAEGYVQAGRADAAIACLKKSLVLEPKHEEALKLLKTLGARP
- a CDS encoding ABC transporter permease, with the protein product MDVRYALRTLRKSPAFTLAAVLVLALGIGVTTALFSMVDAVLLRPLPFPEPERLVVLSAEQQQQQGRSRYSLPNYEDLAQQLTQIRPLSAVSADLFNRTGAGDAEMVRGATVVGDFFSAFGVTPLLGRTFTGAERDAPVVVLSHARWLKEGGTPQVLGSTMTLSGQPYTVVGVMPPSFQIPHPSTDVWLPFDSLPGAATSRDRTERGHRAFGVMGRLAPGATLESARHEMKVVGARLGEEKDTELLMGVMRFQDLVTRDVSRLLWVMLGAVSLVLLLAAANVAHLQLARAAARQRELGIRVALGAGRGRLVRQLLTESLLLALMGGVGGVLLALWTTDLVLMVGGGRLPRASEMGLNGRVLAFALGVTLTTGVGVGLLPALRKSRMSPASVLGRGVMEAARSRAHSVLVVAEVALALMLVCGAGLMLKSFWRLYQADPGLDPRGVLVARLALPAVRYGSAEQASVFHQALATRLAARPEIAAVGVGASLPAGGSIGRAGYWAEGTEDVSPRPHALFNVATPGFLEALRVPLLAGRRLAETDGPDAPRVMVISERFAREVFPGQDAVGRRVTFGGRDEDGKPLWTTVVGVVRDVAYAGITAGHEPTVYVPMSQEGTTDGQLAVRAAGDLAPQALEAVVREELRAVDSMVALAQVATLEERLSTDLGLPRFRAVLLGAFGVLALVLAAVGIYGVMSYSVAQREQEMGVRLALGARSADVLRLVVGQSLRRVGWGLGLGLVGTLSAHRAVEGLLYGMEALDVGVMASVCLLLLVTAWLASWLPARRAAGVDPASVLRGG
- a CDS encoding YncE family protein: MSVVRRVLVSMLPCLVLAASASWAQTSSGFVNWEHPHVHPLELTPDGARLLAVNTADNRLLVFSLSSGTPVLTASIPVGLDPVSVRARSNTEAWVVNHVSDSVSIVDLTTSNVKATVPTDDEPADVVFAGTPQRAFISCSQVNRVLVVDASNPLAAPTRVALQGEEPRALAVNAAGTQVYVAFFESGNRTTVLGGGNAMGSGGFPPNVVSSSAGPYGGVNPPPNSGTTFNPPKKTGNPAPPPVGLIVKKDASGRWLDDNRGDWTRFVSGSSAASSGRRAGWDLPDRDLAIINASTLAVTYASGLMNLDMALSVHPGGRVVVVGTDATNEVRFEPNLKGRFLRVLAASVDPANPSTVARFDLNPHLTYTTPSLPQATRDLALGDPRGIAWNTAGTRAYVTGMGSNNVAVMDDTGARITQVNVGEGPTGVVLSGTRLYVLNKFSASLSIVDTSTNTELFRVPFFDPTPIAIKAGRPHLYDTHKSSGLGHIACASCHIDGRLDRLAWDLGDPSGNMKPVTGQNLGMGIPGLTAGFQSWHTMKGPITTQTLQDIIGKEPLHWRGDRAGLEEFNDAFQSLQGDDTLLTLVEMQQFEDFLATLTFPPNPFRNLDNSLPTSLPLPGHFTTGRFGTAGQPLPNGNAVNGLRIYRPPRLLDSGRFACSTCHTLPTGMGADVQWNGNQFVPFAAGPGGERHTGLISVDGFSNVTMKISQLRNLYEKVGMEFTQTSNLAGFGFSHDGGVDSIARFLTLPVFTLQSDQEVADMVAFMLAFSGSDLPKGSNTTVAEPPGPDSKDTHAAVGRQVTLTSASPTTAQTSTLTTFLSLADTGKVGVVVKGLQGGVARGFTYMGGGLFQTDRAAETVTASLLQTLARAGGELTYTVVPKGSEVRIGIDRDLDGALDRDELDRGTRPDDPASRFTP
- a CDS encoding sensor histidine kinase; translation: MKRQREPWPHDLQVLALVWLAGIPGVVASLALVWTGDFSSKVRWTLTTLVVGVFLGVGLLVRERVTRPLHALANLLAALREGDYSTRGRGARAGDALGEVLLEVNALGDTLREQRLGALEAGALLEQVMEEIDVGVLAFDVAGTLRLVNRAGEKLLGQSRSQLMGKGAGALGLADLLEGPAPRRLSRTFAEEGGPYELRRGGFRQGGLPHHLVVLADLRLALREQEREAWRRLVRVLSHEINNSLSPIQSIAESLRDLLIQQPRPSDWEDDAKSGLGIVARRSESLARFMSAYARLARLPPPVLSGVEVDGWVRRVAALETRRPVEVRAGPALVVRGDSDQLEQMLINLVRNAVDAVLTESQASQVWVSWAVLSPGAVEVWVEDEGAGLADTGNLFVPFFTTKPQGSGIGLALCRQIAEAHGGTLRLENRPEGRGCRARLKLPLEGHNAIANLG
- a CDS encoding sigma-54-dependent transcriptional regulator: MSEPQPVFSPTTPAVPPTTPSPAPAPAARPSRILVADDQADVLEALRLLLKRDGHGVVTAQSPAGALATLETEDVDLVLMDLNYARDTTSGKEGMDLLGRIRAQDSTLPVVVMTAWGSVEGAVEAMRGGARDYVQKPWDNTRLLATLRTQLELSRALKRSRRLEDENQHLRRAQSGLPNLVSESRAMVPVRRMIERVAPSAANVLVTGEHGTGKEVVARLLHASSTRADRAFVAVNSGGLSEGVFESELFGHVKGAFTDAKTDRTGCFELADGGTLFLDEIGNMPLSQQAKLLRVLQTGELHPVGSSKTRRVDVRVVSATNVDLAKAVAEGRFREDLLYRLNTVEIPLPALRERREDIPLLASHFLAEHGKRYGRNAMRMTPGALEALLAYPWPGNVRELEHAVERALLMSVGDEVSAEDLLLRRAGREGLSRLEEMTLEEVERYLIERALARQEGNVSEAAKGLGLSRSALYRRLQYYGIKGAR
- a CDS encoding ABC transporter ATP-binding protein; this translates as MSSPLISLRQIEKSYPLAGGRVWVLRNIDLDIQPGEFVTMMGPSGAGKSTLLSVMGMLDAEWKGEYFLDGQAVHAMKLKERGELSRRTIGFVFQQYHLLDNLTVAENLEVPLSYRDLKRGEREALVGDMLDRFQLVGKKDLFPSQLSGGQQQLVGIARALIASPKVLLADEPTGNLHSQQAKHIMEVFQTLNKQGTTIIQVTHSEANAAYGHRIIQLADGWLQK